DNA sequence from the Oncorhynchus nerka isolate Pitt River linkage group LG9b, Oner_Uvic_2.0, whole genome shotgun sequence genome:
cCAGCAGCTCCTGGAGGTTCCCTTTGTAGTTCAGACCCACTCCACTGCTGTCCCTGCCCACAACCCCACTCAGGATCCCACTCAGGCACCTCAGGGCTTCCTTAGCTGCCCAATGCTCTGCCTGCTGCTTTTTAGGGGCTGCCTCTGAGAGGGTGAGTAAAGTAACGCTCTCTTCAGTTTCAATGCATTTTGGCGCAAAAGGTGGGTAAACAGCGTTTACGTGCATTTACAATCCACTACACCACCTAGTTACATGTGAGTGTAAGACATGTTCATCATTTAATGTCCTGGAAAAACTGCAACTACCCTTCATAACCAATGTCTACGTCTCATCAAATGTGACATAGTAATGAAATATAAAGTGTTTTTTAAGTAACCTGGGCTGTGGAACGTGAGCTCGCCTACGATTCCCAGAGTGCACCTGTGCTTTCCCTCTGCTGTTGTTACACAGTCCTCCACTGGTAGCAACGAGTTGAGTCACAGCAACATCCACTAACCAACGAAGTACGACGAAGTTGTCCCCgtactgatctaaggtcagtctACCTGAAGTTGTCCCCCATGTAAGGTGTGTAGTGTACCCGCTGTAGGTGGAGGATCCAGAGACAGGCCCTGGAGCAGACTGCAGCCTGTAGCGCTCCCTCTTGAGTAGACGCCTCCTGTGGGGTGAGGTCCTTCTGCACACGAACCGTCACACACGCAAAGAACCGCCGGCCATCTGAAAAAAGGTAGGACAGATGAAGGGACCTTACACTTTTGCATACTCTTGTTTTAATTTACTTAATGCTCACTTCTTTCTTTGTGTTCGTTCAACAGTGCTCACTGTTGTCTTATTCTTAAACATATATTTTTCTGGGTACTAAGTTGTCCGTTTACAAGAAATGGACAATAAAGCTATGCGAGTTTGAATGTGATTCTGTGTACCTTAAGAGACGTTACGCTCCTCTGGGAGGGTGGGTGTGGTTTGGCGGGCGTCTCCTCCTCCCTGGGTCTCCATGGTATTCATGGTGACCGTGGTATCCATGGAGTCCATAGTAACTGAGGTGTCCATGGTTGACACTGGGACAACCTGATTTTCGGGGGTCTGCAAGCTAGGTATCACGGGGGCTGGTGGGATGTGACGTCATAAACAGGCATGTCCAGAGGTGGGGTCTGGGCCTCGAAAAGCTCTTTAAGGGCGCTTATGTAGTTTGCTCCCACCACTTCCTTACTGCCGAGGACCACGGACAGCCGCTGGAGGGCCACTTTATCTGCCTGCTGCCCCAACGGGGTCTTTTTTCTGGAACCCTCTGGAGTCAACCAGACAAACCGTCATTTTTTAAACATTATACAATACCTACagtacatatctatatacatgaCATACACACAGTATATTTACATGCAATACACCATAAAACAGAACATTGTAAAGTATCCATTTGGCTTACTAAATGTGACGTTACCTGGGGCATAGAAGGTGATTGGTCCAGTGAATCGGAGGGCGCACTGGTAGCTCCTACTCTCTGCATCAGATTGGAGGGCCTCCTCTGGGGGTGGGACATCCCGCATATGACAGTGCTCCAGGACCACATCCTTATAGGGTGAAGCTGAGGTACAAAAGAAGAAAAGAGTTTCCATGATAACAAGCATTTTGATGGACGTGGGAGAACACAGTAAAGGTAGATGTACATTACTGTACAGTGGTGGGCTCTTTAACCTGATTCTGGTAGATCGAACAGGAGAGCTAGTTTCTTGTAGGCAAACTCAACAGCCTCTGTCTTCCCAGAATGCCCCTCTCCAGAGGTGACATCCGTTTTGAGGACCACAGTGACACTACCAAAGAACATGGAGCCTGAAGACAGAGTCACATGGTAGAGAGGAAACAGTCAGACACCAATAGCAGCTCACTGACTTAGGACAATTAGTTGTTTGAGAAACATGCTAATATGATGACATTATCTTATAACAGATACAATACTATAAATTGGATTGGCTGAGGAATACAGTACCTGTGCATGAGAGGCTATGTGGTTTGTCCGTCTGGCTACTGGATGCCTCTGCCTCCTCTGTGTCATTGGCTAGCTCACTCAGATTAGCGCCGTCATTGGCTAGCTGGCTCAGGTGCTACAGGGCCAGTTTAGCCACTTCCTGGAGCACGGTCTTCGAATTTCCGCACACCTGAGTACCTTCAAACATCAGACCTCTCACCTTCACACGACCCCTGTAACCTGGACATGCCCAATTTGAGAAAAGTTAAATGGTCAGTCTTTGGAGAGACACAGCTGCATGCATCTACAACGTTttcacataataataataatggtgtATTTATTTCCAATTAATGAGTTTTGATAGAGCCGTTTAATTATATTATAAAGATAACACACATGATATAATAAAACAACCCAGCATAAGATATCTGCTTATAACAGCACAGATTTGGATAAGAGCCAACAGTTTCTCCTGACTATGGCTAGGGTAAAGGTTCTGACCTACCGAGGGCTTCCTTTATCTCTGAGAAGACGGGCGGAGGCCAGCCCTGCCTCTTGGCCTCTTCATACAGATGTTTCTTATATTTG
Encoded proteins:
- the LOC115114697 gene encoding uncharacterized protein LOC115114697 isoform X1, with the translated sequence MFFGSVTVVLKTDVTSGEGHSGKTEAVEFAYKKLALLFDLPESASPYKDVVLEHCHMRDVPPPEEALQSDAESRSYQCALRFTGPITFYAPEGSRKKTPLGQQADKVALQRLSVVLGSKEVVGANYISALKELFEAQTPPLDMPVYDVTSHQPP